In the Candidatus Eisenbacteria bacterium genome, one interval contains:
- the gmk gene encoding guanylate kinase: MGTAESARGVFPLPRFNRPAGFLLVISGPSGVGKGTLVERLLAARPECILSVSTTTRPIRPHETDDVQYYFVTREEFESRRAAGLFLEWAEVHGHLYGTPRAFVEEHLRQGRVVVLEVDVQGGASLRRAQGGAVSVFIWPPSLDTLRERLGQRGTDSSEVIERRLGNATRELAQWKEYDYVVSNDDLEPAVERLVAIVDVERSRVGRLSE, from the coding sequence GTGGGGACTGCGGAATCGGCTCGCGGCGTGTTCCCTCTGCCGCGGTTCAACCGCCCGGCGGGGTTCCTGCTCGTGATCTCGGGGCCTTCGGGTGTCGGGAAGGGAACGCTGGTCGAGCGTCTTCTCGCCGCCCGGCCCGAATGCATCCTGTCGGTGTCCACGACCACTCGTCCCATACGCCCGCACGAGACCGACGACGTGCAATACTACTTCGTCACTCGCGAGGAGTTCGAGAGCCGGCGCGCCGCGGGCCTCTTCCTGGAATGGGCCGAGGTGCATGGTCACCTCTACGGCACGCCGCGCGCGTTCGTGGAGGAGCATCTCCGTCAAGGCCGCGTCGTGGTGCTGGAGGTCGATGTTCAGGGAGGGGCGTCGCTTCGCAGGGCACAGGGGGGCGCGGTCTCGGTGTTCATCTGGCCTCCGTCGCTCGACACGTTGCGCGAGCGGCTCGGCCAGCGAGGCACCGATTCGTCCGAGGTCATCGAACGCCGGCTCGGGAACGCGACCCGCGAGCTGGCCCAGTGGAAGGAATACGACTACGTCGTATCGAACGACGATCTCGAGCCGGCGGTCGAGCGGCTCGTCGCCATCGTCGATGTCGAGCGTTCGCGCGTCGGACGCCTGAGCGAGTAA
- a CDS encoding YicC/YloC family endoribonuclease produces MIRSMTGYGSGEIERDGQRLSAEVRSVNHRFCEVSIRAPKLVSPFEDQIRQLVQERFARGKINLTITWSGVGETGETLKVNDAVADQYVQLLGRLRERYHIDSGLDLRTLAGLPDVFTWEHTALSDEETWGLLDQVVNRACDNMSSMKGREGEALARDFAKRLDLIRAELDRIAERAPLRPQEAKDRLMTRLKPLLADVEMDPLRIAQEVAMMADRLDCTEECVRLSAHIDQYRSLIEGPELAGRKLNFLLQEMNREANTIGSKANDVEMARAVIVIKEELERLREQVQNVE; encoded by the coding sequence TTGATTCGCAGCATGACCGGTTACGGGTCCGGCGAGATCGAGCGCGACGGACAGCGTCTCTCGGCCGAGGTCCGCTCGGTCAACCATCGCTTCTGCGAGGTCTCGATCCGGGCGCCGAAGCTCGTGAGCCCCTTCGAGGACCAGATCCGGCAGCTGGTTCAGGAGCGGTTCGCCCGCGGCAAGATCAACCTGACGATCACCTGGAGCGGCGTGGGGGAGACCGGCGAGACGCTGAAGGTCAACGACGCGGTCGCCGACCAGTACGTGCAGCTCCTCGGACGGCTCCGCGAGCGCTATCACATCGACTCGGGGCTCGATCTGCGCACCCTGGCGGGACTCCCGGATGTGTTCACCTGGGAGCACACCGCGCTCTCCGATGAGGAGACCTGGGGCCTCCTCGACCAAGTGGTGAATCGGGCCTGCGACAACATGAGCAGCATGAAAGGCCGCGAAGGCGAGGCGCTGGCCCGTGACTTCGCCAAGCGTCTCGACCTGATCCGCGCCGAGCTCGACCGGATCGCCGAGCGCGCGCCGCTACGTCCGCAGGAGGCGAAGGACCGCCTGATGACGCGCCTCAAGCCGCTGCTGGCGGACGTCGAGATGGACCCGCTGCGGATCGCCCAGGAGGTGGCCATGATGGCCGATCGTCTGGACTGCACCGAAGAGTGCGTGCGCCTCTCGGCGCACATCGACCAGTACCGATCGCTGATCGAAGGGCCCGAGCTCGCCGGCCGGAAGCTCAACTTCCTGCTGCAGGAGATGAATCGCGAAGCCAACACCATCGGCTCGAAGGCCAATGACGTCGAGATGGCCCGGGCGGTGATCGTGATCAAGGAAGAGCTGGAGCGCCTGCGGGAGCAGGTGCAGAACGTGGAGTGA
- the coaBC gene encoding bifunctional phosphopantothenoylcysteine decarboxylase/phosphopantothenate--cysteine ligase CoaBC: MLRGRTVVVGVSGGIAAYKACELVRWLKQEGASVVVVMTQAATEFVTPLTFETLSGNPVVRGLWGSQRTSFDLPPRGASRVRGRVEHVDLAEAADLIVIAPATADLMARLVHGEAPDALTAVALASRAPLIICPAMDVEMWRHPATQKNLAALRGRGAWVVGPESGSLASGLEGPGRLASLESIAEAIRIASLRRASLEGLRVLVGAGRSEEPLDPVRVLSNRSSGKMGIALAQAARDRGAEVVLVAGAMSVEPPTGVEVVSVTTAQEMEKAMSRHASGADVIVMAAAVADYRPAKARAAKIERGARALSLELMPNPDILGGLGARRRPGQVLVGFALETAPGVARARRKLRAKGVDLMVLNHPKEGLGGETNRVTLVEARSQRSLPRQSKREVAEAVLDRVLELRAVSNPSRPKRRRARRHA, encoded by the coding sequence ATGCTCCGCGGACGCACGGTCGTGGTCGGCGTCTCCGGAGGCATCGCCGCCTACAAAGCGTGCGAGCTGGTTCGCTGGCTCAAGCAGGAAGGCGCTTCGGTCGTGGTGGTCATGACGCAGGCTGCCACCGAGTTCGTCACGCCGCTCACCTTCGAGACCTTGTCGGGGAACCCCGTGGTGCGAGGACTGTGGGGCAGCCAGCGCACGTCGTTCGATCTGCCTCCTCGCGGCGCCAGCCGGGTGCGCGGTCGCGTCGAGCACGTCGATCTGGCCGAGGCCGCCGATCTCATCGTCATCGCCCCCGCCACCGCCGATCTGATGGCGCGCCTCGTGCACGGCGAGGCGCCTGACGCTTTGACCGCCGTGGCGCTGGCCTCGCGCGCCCCGCTGATCATCTGCCCAGCGATGGACGTCGAGATGTGGCGTCATCCCGCCACGCAGAAGAACCTCGCCGCCCTCCGCGGACGTGGCGCTTGGGTCGTGGGACCCGAAAGTGGATCGCTGGCTTCGGGACTCGAAGGTCCAGGCCGGCTGGCAAGCCTCGAATCGATCGCCGAGGCGATCCGGATCGCCTCGCTCCGCCGAGCCAGCCTCGAAGGCCTGCGAGTCCTGGTGGGGGCAGGGCGCTCGGAAGAGCCGCTGGATCCCGTGCGGGTTCTCAGCAACCGATCGAGCGGAAAGATGGGGATCGCGCTGGCCCAAGCGGCACGCGATCGCGGCGCCGAGGTGGTGCTGGTCGCCGGAGCGATGAGCGTCGAGCCGCCCACAGGGGTCGAAGTGGTCTCGGTCACCACCGCGCAGGAGATGGAGAAGGCGATGTCCCGACACGCCTCCGGCGCGGACGTGATCGTCATGGCGGCGGCCGTGGCCGACTATCGTCCCGCCAAGGCCCGGGCCGCGAAGATCGAGCGCGGCGCGCGCGCGTTGAGCCTCGAGCTCATGCCGAACCCCGACATTCTCGGGGGGCTCGGCGCGCGGCGGCGGCCCGGCCAGGTGCTGGTGGGCTTCGCGCTGGAAACCGCGCCCGGGGTGGCGCGCGCGCGTCGTAAGCTCAGGGCGAAGGGAGTCGATCTCATGGTCCTCAACCATCCCAAGGAGGGTCTCGGAGGGGAGACCAACCGCGTCACGCTGGTGGAGGCGCGAAGCCAGCGCTCGCTGCCCAGGCAATCCAAGCGAGAGGTCGCCGAAGCGGTGCTGGACCGTGTGCTCGAGCTGCGTGCCGTGAGCAACCCGAGCCGCCCGAAGCGGCGGCGCGCGAGGCGGCACGCATGA
- a CDS encoding uracil-DNA glycosylase — MTSRAPDDPRQEAAELVAAARRWLDREAAAGLGDLIATSTLRAKEESADPEPSAPVPSAHVPSAHVPSVPVPPVREPQGLRTAVADNPFDELDPGGVAERAEIERDSGAFLEAIATEVRACTLCGLCETRTQAVPGVGSARSGIVFVGEAPGADEDRRGEPFVGRAGELLTRIIKAMDDAKLIPGVPLTRETVFICNVLKCRPPENRNPLPHEIESCAPYLRRQLQALRPRLICCLGKFAAELLVGVKGTIGGLRGKVYRYQGAKLLVTYHPAACLRNPAYKRPVWEDMQLLAREYLSD, encoded by the coding sequence ATGACGTCGCGAGCGCCGGACGATCCGCGTCAGGAAGCCGCGGAGCTCGTGGCCGCCGCCCGGCGCTGGCTCGATCGCGAAGCCGCGGCCGGTCTCGGCGATCTCATCGCGACGTCCACGCTGCGCGCGAAAGAAGAGTCGGCGGATCCCGAGCCTTCCGCACCCGTGCCGTCCGCACACGTGCCGTCCGCACACGTGCCGTCCGTACCCGTGCCGCCCGTGCGCGAGCCCCAAGGCTTGAGAACGGCCGTCGCCGACAACCCCTTCGACGAGCTGGATCCTGGCGGCGTCGCGGAGCGGGCCGAGATCGAGCGCGATTCCGGAGCGTTCCTGGAGGCAATTGCCACCGAAGTGCGGGCCTGCACTCTCTGTGGCTTGTGCGAGACCCGCACCCAGGCCGTTCCCGGCGTCGGCTCGGCGCGGAGCGGGATCGTGTTCGTGGGGGAGGCACCCGGTGCGGACGAAGACCGGCGCGGCGAGCCGTTCGTCGGCCGGGCCGGCGAGCTGCTGACGCGGATCATCAAGGCCATGGATGACGCGAAGCTGATCCCGGGCGTCCCCCTGACGCGCGAAACGGTGTTCATCTGCAACGTGCTCAAATGCCGTCCGCCCGAGAATCGCAACCCTCTGCCGCACGAGATCGAGAGCTGCGCCCCCTATCTGCGGCGGCAGCTCCAGGCCTTGCGGCCGCGCCTCATCTGCTGCCTCGGCAAGTTCGCCGCCGAGCTGCTGGTCGGCGTGAAGGGGACAATCGGCGGGCTGCGTGGCAAAGTCTATCGGTACCAGGGCGCCAAGCTGCTCGTCACCTATCACCCTGCCGCCTGTCTGAGGAATCCCGCCTACAAGCGGCCGGTGTGGGAGGACATGCAGCTGCTGGCTCGCGAGTACCTGTCCGATTAG